The following are encoded together in the Triticum dicoccoides isolate Atlit2015 ecotype Zavitan chromosome 6B, WEW_v2.0, whole genome shotgun sequence genome:
- the LOC119323822 gene encoding 60S ribosomal protein L37-2-like, producing MTKGTGSFGKRRNKTHTLCIRCGRRSFHLQKSTCSSCGYPAARIRKYNWSVKAIRRKTTGTGRMRYMRHVPRRFKSNFREGTEAAPRNRAAAN from the exons ATG ACGAAGGGTACCGGCAGTTTCGGCAAGCGCCGGAACAAGACCCACACGCTCTGCATCCGCTGCGGCCGCCGCAGCTTCCACCTCCAGAAGAGCACCTGCTCCTCCTGCGGCTACCCCGCCGCCCGCATCCGCAAGT ACAACTGGAGTGTGAAGGCCATCAGGCGCAAGACCACCGGCACTGGAAGGATGAGGTACATGCGCCATGTGCCTCGCAGGTTCAAGAGCAACTTCAGAGAAG GTACCGAGGCTGCGCCCAGGAACAGGGCCGCGGCCAACTAG